In the genome of Colletotrichum lupini chromosome 8, complete sequence, one region contains:
- a CDS encoding metallopeptidase — translation MYILYDKKNPSDHISHIQMPPVSAQETATMSLRFNNFTDGETVHQRCVIIKGTYTPGSNVCDDFATVEANDSTNTTFPTQTWPIADNRIKIIALLSPGLNTLTITRTSGTQTIANELNLTYIPLLQSPPLHLAVMVAKDSPLLIDCPPLKHGASSTAHASLDAAIAKLRMSAYMWQALTAEDMRLKGLGRRSFRLEEEWAADTTSREFLNGLHEAALFDSGAMRSTAKVHIIRSERTTAEIRDAEVAQQNETAKSRDGLFDYFLDALAAQGSPFEASAHPVVAGMILDSHFSVSKKLILGHAALGCHNPTGVSLGMMGSHLTYSWPRFLEEVSDCLLDTRAPGQTVGDDNGECGTFWEACSIGQGAFLHEVGHAFGAPHTTGIMARGYSGHWPRNFLVKTAYSQKVNKEGFVVVDGQTENDARWDLRDALSFRSLNHFWLPGDTRLSAVQRSSAPTVSLINIETDDVGVEIACAANLARMEFNDKAELLPSVDCPAWKVSYTLKELEARYSRDESLKLYVLGMNGKTKTVRDLWRLFSSTTYVRIPGSDVLLRKRSVVTKDLEESADDGEGEKFWSWATLLTRRKSAGSVVRANSVDVRTGCILDGAYVHFPDGDRVNCGPRINKWGGGEHTFGGHASEEVKIPKGAEIVKIEVSREEDTLRGMRIHLSDGSSGGALTGYEDVPETSTLEAQADECIVGFYGRSWWGSNFDGLVEFGIITAPKDFELPDVVYGMMELQNTEGGLGREADFENGEEEMDDEE, via the exons ATGTACATTCTTTACGATAAGAAGAATCCTTCAGATCACATCTCACACATTCAAATGCCTCCCGTTTCAGCTCAAGAAACCGCCACCATGTCTCTCAGATTTAACAACTTCACTGACGGTGAGACGGTTCACCAG CGCTGTGTAATCATCAAAGGAACCTACACGCCGGGCTCTAACGTTTGCGATGACTTTGCAACAGTCGAGGCTAACGACAGTACAAACACGACTTTCCCAACCCAAACCTGGCCCATCGCAGATAACAGGATCAAAATCATCGCCCTACTCTCACCAGGCCTCAACACACTCACCATCACCCGCACATCCGGCACTCAAACCATCGCCAACGAGCTCAACCTAACATACATCCCCCTCCTCCAATCACCCCCTCTCCACCTCGCCGTAATGGTCGCAAAGGACTCCCCTCTCCTCATCGACTGCCCGCCCCTCAAACACGGAGCCTCTTCCACAGCCCATGCTTCCCTCGACGCCGCCATCGCCAAGCTCCGCATGTCTGCGTACATGTGGCAGGCCCTCACCGCCGAAGACATGCGACTCAAGGGTCTCGGTCGTCGCTCCTTTAGGCTGGAGGAGGAATGGGCTGCCGACACGACTAGCCGCGAGTTTCTGAACGGGCTGCATGAAGCTGCTCTCTTTGACAGTGGTGCCATGCGCTCCACTGCCAAAGTCCATATTATTCGATCGGAGAGGACGACGGCAGAGATCCGTGACGCGGAGGTTGCACAACAGAACGAGACCGCAAAGTCAAGAGATGGATTGTTTGACTACTTTTTGGATGCCCTTGCGGCCCAGGGCTCGCCTTTCGAGGCTTCGGCGCATCCAGTTGTCGCGGGTATGATTCTTGATTCGCACTTTTCTGTGAGCAAGAAACTCATCCTCGGTCACGCCGCACTGGGATGCCATAACCCGACTGGTGTGTCCCTCGGCATGATGGGCAGTCACCTGACGTACTCGTGGCCTCGGTTCCTAGAGGAAGTCTCGGACTGTCTTCTCGACACTCGCGCCCCGGGACAGACAGTCGGCGACGACAACGGAGAGTGCGGGACGTTCTGGGAGGCTTGTTCGATCGGGCAGGGCGCGTTCTTGCACGAGGTCGGACATGCTTTTGGGGCTCCGCATACGACTGGTATCATGGCGCGCGGGTATTCTGGCCATTGGCCCCGAAACTTCCTTGTCAAGACGGCGTACTCTCAGAAGGTCAACAAGGAAGGTTTTGTCGTGGTTGATGGGCAGACGGAGAACGATGCTAGGTGGGATCTGCGGGATGCCCTGTCCTTCCGGTCCCTCAACCACTTCTGGCTACCCGGCGATACCAGACTGTCAGCGGTGCAGCGATCGAGCGCCCCGACTGTCTCGCTCATCAACATTGAGACTGATGATGTCGGAGTTGAGATTGCTTGCGCAGCCAACCTCGCTCGCATGGAGTTCAACGACAAAGCTGAACTCCTTCCATCCGTGGATTGCCCGGCCTGGAAAGTGTCTTACACTCTCAAGGAACTCGAAGCCCGCTACTCCCGCGACGAGAGCCTGAAGCTCTACGTGCTCGGTATGAACGGCAAGACCAAGACGGTGCGCGATCTCTGGCGTCTCTTCTCATCGACCACGTACGTCCGCATTCCCGGGTCGGACGTCCTTCTGCGCAAGCGATCCGTCGTGACGAAGGACCTCGAGGAGTCGGCCGATGATGGCGAGGGAGAAAAGTTCTGGTCGTGGGCGACGCTGCTTACACGCCGCAAGAGCGCTGGGTCTGTTGTGCGGGCGAACTCGGTGGATGTGCGGACTGGATGTATCCTTGACGGCGCGTATGTGCATTTCCCTGACGGCGATCGTGTGAACTGTGGTCCTCGGATCAATAAGTGGGGTGGTGGGGAGCATACGTTTGGCGGTCATGCCTCCGAGGAGGTTAAGATCCCTAAGGGTGCAGAGATTGTCAAGATTGAGGTGTCTAGAGAGGAGGACACCCTGCGCGGTATGAGGATTCACCTGAGTGATGGCTCGTCTGGTGGTGCTTTGACGGGATATGAGGATGTTCCCGAGACCTCGACTCTTG AGGCGCAAGCAGACGAGTGTATTGTCGGATTCTATGGCCGCAGCTGGTGGGGTAGCAACTTTGATGGCTTGGTTGAGTTTGGCATCATTACCGCTCCCAAAGACTTTGAGTTGCCGGACGTTGTGTACGGAATGATGGAACTTCAGAACACGGAAGGAGGCCTCGGG CGTGAGGCAGATTTTGAGAATGGGGAGGAGGAAATGGACGACGAGGAGTAG
- a CDS encoding GYF domain-containing protein, translating into MPSNLPSSFASAAAGQNANRDARGGRQDGRGAGSGEWARRDGRVNGTLTFRRSSTTPGQPSQPAASSENAFPSTPLDSGAVPQTPGAATYDYPAPSQYQKDSIVGVYKNGAAEIDASNVFESGWTPGHTNGSAARGWGKTNNNHNSQDPAACWNNRGDNNPVAINGMSEEEKEVRRSFGAGHRVNNANMRQAFASDVNSTLKPPIQKQEGTQGPGPNGRKASLSHGSAAGYGLQSPSSASRPGTRRRETTDSNPFGSGPLASPSATRFARDDQQSFLFGRKNNDVKEQEPGEDEGAGQPQSKPPFGNLTRSNTAGNPSMGANISSLWGASQPPSAGGAAGGGGGGGMGSFGQFALPTPTSTIGGGNRGGSRFANLMNKEGTDSPAIKPNEASTPEATRSWRSRPRTDTDPFGGDDNLSGSAALGGARDTSPPPIPNPTNIGMFETPVKGSTQDFGMSGLNLGRPSENEPGPASPSETNPYRSPPADRNESQEEGSGEKHHGGVAVGAEQNPGFGTVSRGFPTHAFDGSDRSQTSSAGPRGYASGWPVPLSTGTPDRERAGFGGGVFGNALFSPMGTDLQSPGLSSIGGGVFGSASAAGLGGPGTIGRSKLGSLFPAAMQAQMQGHEQENLSDSLPDLRQSNPLGAIGRNNFSVAPRDTGSPLRSGRGGVFEEMFPSDPTRTHSGFGGADHPGAAGIGHPQAFTPGASTGGEFGSTPVRQMVMPDRMRWVYLDPQGQVQGPFSGLEMNDWYKANFFTPDLRVKKVEDPEFEPLGQLIRRIGNSREPFLVPQIGIAHGPPSQAGPFSPSGNVGVIPPLSGVFPSFGRTLTAEEQNNLERRKQEEQQAMAQQRDFMMRQQAITRLQGQGPGGVPGSLHHQHSAHSLQSQPSFSSISSPIGPHTQQPPIGGGAGPTSGFFDSATQQGSTQPPVGSGLDHFREEELATLNASERQMLANVPVPPSLAGLFPQQPVGAPANEGNLRNHLPGTEQLDKDEEGFRERLKEFEDIRAERDSEQSQEAATSQSIQEDVAQDVSAPAMAQAISNEHHKSPAPGMKEIMEEEHQLSLTQRVQQAQAAAEAAKNAAAGLPMPFPPPLPAAGTPLPAPTAQRVRSNLPEQYNRSQTGTPDTGSATEPPPLAPWAKEAASRKGPSLKEIQEAEARKAAKAEEVAAERRRLALEQEAAALREREKAIVAATGLPTTSTWGNGSPVAAVSPWTKPAVVKPTPGTSTPSKQKTLADIQREEEVRKLKAKEVAIQTGLATAAAGKRYADLATKPNAAPGLAQSSTPAPPPGPGWATVGAGGKVKVPTGPASQTRSVSAAGIKPVPVVAKPAVKPVATVIAAAPAKGNVAMDEFNKWLHHELSRGLNGVDVDTFAGILVELPLEDGIIADAVYANSKTMHGAHFAEEFVRRKRLADKGIVEKQGAVDSKTGSSSSGWNEVAKKGGNKETPPAAAGDAGIQGAGFKVVPTRKKAGKKSN; encoded by the exons ATGCCTTCGAATCTACCATCAAGCTTCGCCTCGGCCGCCGCCGGCCAAAACGCCAACCGCGACGCGAGAGGCGGTCGACAGGACGGACGTGGAGCTGGCAGCGGGGAATG GGCTCGACGTGACGGCAGAGTTAACGGCACCCTGACCTTTCGACGATCCTCGACGACGCCCGGTCAGCCATCCCAACCCGCAGCCTCGTCCGAAAACGCCTTCCCCTCTACACCGCTCGACTCCGGCGCAGTTCCTCAGACCCCTGGCGCTGCGACATACGACTATCCTGCCCCTTCACAGTATCAGAAGGACTCAATTGTCGGTGTGTACAAGAACGGTGCGGCGGAAATAGACGCTTCCAATGTTTTTGAATCGGGATGGACTCCGGGACACACAAATGGAAGCGCTGCGCGAGGTTGGGGAAAAACCAACAATAACCACAATTCGCAAGATCCTGCTGCCTGTTGGAACAACCGGGGTGACAACAACCCCGTTGCTATCAATGGCATGTCTgaagaggagaaggaggtgCGTCGGTCATTTGGAGCAGGCCACCGGGTAAATAATGCTAATATGAGACAGGCATTCGCATCTGATGTCAACTCTACTCTGAAGCCTCCCATCCAGAAACAGGAGGGCACCCAGGGACCGGGACCGAATGGACGGAAGGCGTCGCTATCACACGGTAGCGCCGCCGGATACGGATTACAATCGCCCTCGTCTGCCTCTAGACCTGGTACCCGGCGCCGAGAGACGACGGATTCCAACCCTTTTGGCAGCGGTCCCCTCGCTTCACCAAGTGCCACACGATTCGCTCGCGATGACCAACAGTCTTTCCTGTTTGGTCGCAAGAACAACGACGTCAAGGAGCAGGAGCCAGGCGAGGATGAAGGTGCTGGACAGCCTCAGTCTAAGCCGCCTTTTGGAAACCTGACGCGTAGCAACACGGCGGGTAATCCTTCCATGGGTGCCAATATCAGTTCTCTCTGGGGAGCTTCTCAGCCTCCTTCGGCCGGGGGTGCTgctggtggcggcggcggcggtggcatGGGTAGTTTCGGCCAATTCGCTTTGCCAACTCCAACTTCGACTATTGGCGGTGGCAACCGTGGTGGAAGTCGCTTTGCAAACCTTATGAACAAGGAAGGCACCGACAGTCCCGCAATCAAGCCTAATGAAGCCTCGACCCCAGAAGCAACCCGATCTTGGCGATCCCGGCCCCGAACCGATACCGACCCCTTCGGCGGAGACGACAACTTATCTGGCAGCGCCGCACTCGGAGGTGCTCGAGACACCAGTCCCCCGCCGATCCCCAACCCTACCAATATTGGGATGTTCGAGACCCCGGTCAAAGGTTCAACTCAAGATTTTGGCATGTCTGGACTGAACCTGGGACGCCCTTCGGAAAACGAGCCTGGCCCAGCGAGCCCGTCAGAGACGAACCCTTATCGCAGCCCGCCGGCCGACCGAAACGAATCACAGGAGGAAGGATCGGGTGAGAAGCATCACGGCGGTGTGGCTGTGGGCGCTGAACAGAATCCTGGCTTCGGCACCGTGTCGCGCGGCTTCCCGACGCACGCTTTTGACGGCAGCGATCGCAGTCAGACCAGTAGCGCTGGACCTAGAGGTTACGCCTCAGGCTGGCCTGTCCCTCTGTCTACGGGCACTCCTGACCGTGAACGCGCCGGGTTCGGCGGCGGAGTTTTCGGCAATGCTCTCTTCAGTCCTATGGGCACTGATCTCCAGTCTCCAGGACTGTCGAGTATCGGAGGTGGCGTCTTCGGCTCGGCTAGTGCTGCTGGCCTCGGTGGCCCAGGCACTATTGGCCGCAGTAAGTTGGGTTCTCTCTTCCCAGCTGCCATGCAAGCACAAATGCAAGGACACGAGCAGGAGAACTTGAGTGATTCGTTGCCCGACCTTCGGCAGAGCAACCCTCTCGGTGCAATCGGCCGTAATAACTTCAGTGTTGCGCCCAGAGACACCGGCAGCCCTCTCCGCAGCGGCCGGGGAGGAGTCTTTGAGGAAATGTTCCCCTCTGACCCTACTCGAACTCATAGCGGATTTGGAGGTGCCGACCACCCTGGCGCTGCGGGCATCGGCCACCCCCAAGCATTCACTCCCGGAGCTTCCACCGGTGGCGAGTTCGGGTCGACTCCTGTGCGCCAGATGGTCATGCCTGACCGTATGCGCTGGGTTTATCTCGATCCTCAAGGACAGGTTCAGGGCCCTTTCAGTGGTCTCGAGATGAACGACTGGTACAAAGCCAACTTCTTCACTCCCGATCTTCGGGTTAAGAAGGTTGAAGACCCCGAGTTTGAGCCTCTTGGACAGCTCATCCGCCGCATCGGAAACTCTCGCGAGCCTTTCCTGGTTCCCCAAATCGGCATCGCCCATGGCCCACCGTCTCAGGCTGGACCATTCTCTCCCAGCGGCAACGTGGGTGTCATTCCTCCTCTCAGTGGTGTCTTCCCCAGCTTTGGTAGGACATTGACCGCGGAGGAGCAGAACAACCTCGAGCGAAGGAAGCAGGAGGAACAGCAAGCGATGGCACAACAGCGAGACTTTATGATGAGGCAGCAAGCCATCACCCGACTGCAAGGTCAAGGCCCAGGTGGTGTCCCAGGTTCTTTGCACCACCAGCACAGCGCTCACAGCTTGCAGAGCCAACCTAGCTTCAGCAGCATCTCCTCGCCGATTGGTCCTCACACCCAGCAGCCACCCATCGGAGGTGGAGCCGGCCCGACGTCTGGGTTTTTTGACTCGGCTACCCAGCAGGGATCTACTCAACCCCCTGTTGGTTCTGGACTCGACCATTTTCGTGAAGAGGAACTTGCCACACTGAACGCTTCCGAGCGCCAGATGCTTGCGAATGTTCCAGTCCCGCCTAGTCTTGCAGGTCTTTTTCCTCAGCAACCGGTCGGCGCTCCCGCGAATGAGGGCAACCTCCGGAACCACCTCCCCGGTACCGAGCAGTTGGACAAGGACGAAGAGGGATTTCGTGAGCGCTTGAAAGAGTTTGAGGATATCCGTGCCGAACGCGACTCCGAGCAGTCCCAGGAAGCCGCTACCAGCCAGAGCATTCAGGAAGATGTTGCTCAAGATGTTTCCGCTCCTGCCATGGCTCAGGCTATCAGCAACGAGCACCACAAGTCCCCCGCCCCTGGCATGAAGGAGATTATGGAGGAGGAGCATCAGCTTTCATTGACTCAGCGTGTCCAGCAAGCTCAAGCTGCCGCCGAAGCTGCAAAGAACGCTGCTGCCGGCCTTCCGATGCCGTTCCCTCCCCCCCTACCTGCAGCTGGTACACCTCTCCCGGCCCCCACCGCCCAGCGTGTCCGTTCCAACTTGCCCGAGCAGTATAATCGTTCCCAGACTGGAACTCCCGACACTGGGTCCGCCACTGAGCCCCCGCCATTGGCTCCTTGGGCCAAGGAGGCCGCTAGTCGCAAGGGACCTAGTCTGAAGGAGATTCAGGAAGCTGAAGCGCGCAAGGCTGCCAAGGCTGAGGAGGTTGCCGCCGAGCGTCGTCGTTTGGCGCTTGAGCAAGAGGCTGCGGCTCTTCGCGAGCGCGAGAAGGCTATTGTCGCTGCTACCGGCCTGCCTACCACCAGCACTTGGGGTAACGGCTCCCCTGTTGCCGCCGTCAGCCCTTGGACCAAGCCTGCCGTTGTCAAACCCACTCCAGGCACCAGCACCCCCAGCAAGCAGAAGACTCTTGCCGACATTCAGCGTGAGGAGGAAGTGAGAAAGCTCAAGGCTAAGGAGGTTGCCATCCAGACTGGACTGGCTACTGCTGCTGCCGGCAAGCGTTATGCCGACCTTGCGACCAAGCCCAATGCTGCCCCTGGCCTCGCTCAATCCAGCACGCCCGCCCCGCCTCCTGGTCCCGGCTGGGCGACCGTCGGAGCCGGCGGTAAGGTCAAGGTGCCCACCGGACCTGCCTCTCAGACGAGATCCGTTAGTGCCGCTGGCATAAAGCCGGTCCCGGTTGTTGCAAAGCCGGCTGTCAAGCCTGTTGCCACCGTGATTGCGGCCGCCCCTGCTAAGGGCAACGTTGCCATGGATGAGTTCAACAAGTGGCTTCACCACGAGTTGTCCCGTGGCCTTAACGGAGTTGATG TGGACACTTTTGCTGGCATCCTTGTTGAACTCCCCCTTGAGGATGGTATCATTGCAGACGCCGTTTACGCCAACTCAAAGACGATGCACGGAGCACACTTTGCTGAAGAGTTTGTTCGCCGCAAGAGACTCGCCGACAAGGGTATCGTTGAGAAGCAAGGCGCTGTTGACAGCAAGACGGGCAGCTCTTCCAGCGGATGGAACGAGGTTGCCAAGAAGGGCGGCAACAAGGAGACGCCCCCTGCTGCTGCCGGAGATGCCGGTATCCAAGGCGCAGGCTTCAAGGTTGTGCCCACGCGCAAGAAGGCAGGAAAGAAGAGCAACTAG
- a CDS encoding TPR repeat-containing protein, translating to MTDAQTNGPQATASLLSRFTDGAYIDVLTSSVAKDLITRFTTSLQAQTGGENANPTATSKESLSEDEIAIGLAALNAFLQSNVTGPVLEHAHKVEALFTEAFTAGNDERGSSADTLKALRKDSLKALEVDGVSPYPYIPHIELFALARFVFHEASSASDAIIKLSSSASSRLSLPWARLRVNVWHFKLLSQPSLGPGANFAKASQWIDVPTLAEQINLGIETVRKQILDEDVWSTSEEAWSREERVQFLLEVSNTQIMLGRDDRAREALEEATKLNNFAYALSGALGKRTKFQEKSTSQLVVLAKSDATTEGEGSAADDEEAKPEAVALNDDTLLEEIQFSKEASGKHGELAATSSGLPAALADLSPEAQPQLSPLDQIILLTEATLKDTFSPVDTLTSEEVLPYAVRVVSDKATNWQIYSQALLVRSRIEVHRSRTVERGVLQMQAVVDQVVVDTSEAPRPKAEDVANNEPADVPAIAVSAPGEPEIDTAVAAPVDTEKPTSFFPAAKETDTAPAHVRLQYIHALSSPPKWHLESELAYSWAGVGSLVSALEIFKRLRLWAEVALCLASSASNDDDSGRGNGGEEKAKALVRWRLFHRTGQPLVENADADAEDLDARDVTYLNPADFIGPERSPPPPNAPRLFCILGDLENEPAHWERAWQISNRRFARAQKSLGEWYLSQKEWTKAQDAYKLATQCNRLSPEMWSRLGDISLRLGQFPDAAEAYSRAIGAAGDVVGGEDARTWSNLGSSLWSMYLEAVEEVKKQMIEEKKNGTAEANASTEEAEDEDDEEPKKRESKAKDPATLLSQSLAAYKRGASIAQDNWRIWDNVLTLASRMRPPAVSEMVQALRAIIRIRNTEDALDDDVLRALLQESVLTKEKENDESKTGVYVPPRGTIEKAVVALFEESVVPLITTRSELWELVVRERVWRRDYAGAVDAAEKAWRAAMGAGAGGGLKASSAGSGGAGDDLSRNWLADKGAWKVVVARTDELVSVLENFGSEVESVGSRWRGKARNPVRSVMSRGKEAWEGTEEWVLLEGMMDGLKL from the coding sequence ATGACGGATGCGCAAACAAATGGCCCTCAGGCTACGGCCTCGCTGCTTTCCCGGTTCACAGATGGCGCCTACATCGATGTCTTGACGTCTTCAGTGGCTAAGGATCTTATTACCAGATTTACCACCAGTCTTCAAGCCCAGACCGGCGGAGAAAATGCCAATCCCACAGCAACGTCAAAAGAGTCACTATCTGAAGATGAGATCGCTATAGGTCTTGCCGCCCTCAACGCGTTTTTGCAGTCAAACGTCACGGGTCCCGTGCTGGAGCACGCTCACAAGGTAGAAGCACTCTTCACTGAGGCCTTCACGGCAGGCAATGACGAAAGAGGATCATCAGCAGACACCCTCAAGGCGCTACGCAAAGACAGTCTCAAGGCCCTCGAAGTCGACGGCGTCTCACCGTATCCTTATATCCCGCACATCGAGCTCTTTGCGCTCGCCCGCTTTGTCTTCCACGAAGCCTCCTCGGCCAGCGATGCCATCATCAAGCTCTCTTCTTCTGCCTCATCCCGCCTGAGTCTGCCCTGGGCCCGCCTACGCGTCAACGTATGGCACTTCAAGCTGCTCAGCCAGCCGTCCCTCGGCCCCGGCGCCAACTTTGCAAAGGCATCGCAGTGGATTGACGTCCCGACGCTGGCGGAGCAGATTAACCTCGGCATCGAGACCGTCCGGAAGCAAATCCTTGACGAGGATGTGTGGTCGACGAGCGAGGAGGCCTGGTCACGCGAAGAGAGGGTGCAGTTCTTGCTTGAGGTGTCCAACACGCAAATTATGCTCGGCCGCGATGACCGGGCGCGCGAGGCGCTAGAGGAGGCGACTAAATTGAACAACTTTGCGTACGCGCTCTCTGGTGCGCTGGGAAAGAGGACGAAATTCCAGGAGAAGAGCACGAGTCAGCTTGTTGTTCTCGCAAAGAGCGATGCAACGACCGAGGGCGAGGGGTCGGCAGCAGATGACGAGGAGGCCAAGCCTGAGGCTGTTGCCCTCAACGATGATACCCTGCTTGAAGAGATTCAGTTCTCCAAGGAGGCGAGCGGCAAGCATGGAGAGCTCGCTGCCACATCTTCAGGGCTTCCCGCGGCGCTGGCAGATTTGTCTCCAGAGGCGCAGCCGCAGCTGTCGCCCCTCGACCAGATTATTCTCCTTACTGAAGCAACACTCAAGGACACCTTCTCTCCCGTCGACACTCTGACCTCAGAGGAGGTCCTCCCCTACGCCGTGCGCGTGGTTTCGGACAAAGCTACAAACTGGCAAATCTACTCGCAAGCACTGCTTGTCCGCTCCCGCATTGAAGTTCACCGCAGCAGAACAGTCGAAAGAGGTGTTCTGCAAATGCAAGCCGTCGTGGACCAAGTCGTCGTCGACACCTCGGAAGCACCCCGCCCGAAAGCCGAAGATGTCGCCAACAACGAACCCGCCGACGTCCCCGCCATCGCCGTCTCTGCCCCAGGTGAGCCCGAGATCGACACTGCCGTCGCGGCACCCGTCGACACGGAGAAGCCCACATCTTTCTTCCCCGCCGCCAAGGAAACGGATACCGCCCCCGCCCACGTCCGGCTGCAGTACATCCACGCACTCTCTTCCCCTCCCAAATGGCACCTCGAGTCCGAACTCGCCTATTCATGGGCCGGTGTCGGCTCCCTCGTCTCCGCCCTCGAAATCTTCAAGCGTCTGCGCCTCTGGGCCGAAGTCGCGCTCTGCCTCGCCAGCAGCGCCTCCAACGACGACGACTCAGGCCGCGGCAACGGCGGCGAGGAGAAGGCCAAGGCGCTCGTGCGCTGGCGGCTGTTCCATCGCACGGGACAACCTCTCGTCGAGAACGCGGATGCTGATGCGGAGGACCTTGACGCGCGGGATGTGACGTACCTCAACCCTGCCGACTTCATCGGCCCCGAACGaagtccgccgccgccaaacGCGCCGAGGCTGTTTTGTATCCTCGGTGATTTGGAGAACGAGCCGGCGCACTGGGAGCGGGCTTGGCAAATTTCGAACCGGCGGTTTGCGCGCGCGCAAAAGTCGTTGGGAGAGTGGTACCTTTCGCAAAAGGAGTGGACCAAGGCGCAGGACGCGTATAAGCTCGCGACGCAGTGTAACCGGCTGAGTCCCGAGATGTGGAGCCGTTTGGGCGATATCAGTCTCCGGCTGGGCCAGTTCCCGGATGCCGCGGAGGCGTATAGTCGGGCGATTGGCGCCGCTGGGGATGTCGTTGGCGGCGAGGACGCGAGGACGTGGAGTAACTTGGGTAGTTCGCTTTGGAGCATGTACCTCGAGGCCGTGGAGGAGGTCAAGAAGCAGATGatcgaggagaagaagaatgGCACGGCGGAAGCAAATGCGTCAACCGAAGAAGCAGAGGACGAAGATGACGAGGAGCCGAAGAAGCGGGAGAGCAAGGCCAAGGACCCGGCTACGTTGCTATCCCAGTCCCTGGCGGCCTACAAGCGCGGCGCATCGATCGCGCAGGATAATTGGCGCATCTGGGACAACGTCCTCACCCTCGCGTCGCGGATGCGTCCGCCCGCCGTCTCGGAGATGGTGCAGGCCCTCCGCGCCATCATCCGCATCCGCAACACCGAGGACGCGCTCGACGACGACGTCCTCCGCGCGCTGCTCCAGGAGAGCGTGCTCACCAAGGAAAAGGAGAATGACGAGAGTAAGACGGGGGTATACGTCCCGCCGCGGGGTACTATTGAGAAGGCCGTCGTTGCGCTTTTCGAGGAGAGTGTTGTGCCGCTTATCACGACACGGTCAGAGCTGTGGGAGCTTGTTGTCCGAGAGCGGGTGTGGAGACGGGACTACGCCGGCGCCGTGGATGCTGCGGAGAAGGCTTGGAGGGCGGCGATGGGGGCCGGTGCAGGCGGTGGGTTGAAGGCTTCTTCGGCGGGTTCGGGCGGGGCCGGGGACGATTTGAGCCGGAATTGGCTTGCGGATAAGGGGGCGTGGAAGGTTGTTGTCGCGAGGACGGATGAGCTTGTTAGTGTGTTGGAGAACTTTGGGAGCGAGGTTGAGAGTGTGGGCAGTCGGTGGAGGGGCAAGGCGAGGAATCCGGTCAGGAGTGTGATGAGTAGAGGAAAGGAGGCGTGGGAGGGGACGGAGGAGTGGGTATTGTTGGAGGGGATGATGGACGGGTTGAAGTTGTGA